The segment CACTTCCAAGGTTCATGTAAAAGTTCCTGAGAAATTAATGGAATTTTTAAATCTGGGCTGGGATTGAATGGGTTTTTCAGTGCCACATGCTGCACCTGCCTAAACCCAGTTTCATAAATGTTTGctgtaagaaaataaaataaaaaaaaaacagtggcaaTGTACACTCAGTCTTCACTTTTCAGGCTCATGCAAAGGAAGTATCAGTCtgcataacataaaaaaaaaatcctcatttgTTATAAATTCCTTTTGAGAGTCATTTTGTGGCCTCTTACAGTGTGCTTGCGGTATCATGTCCCCGAAAAAGAAACGATCTAGAAGCACAGCTGGCTGTGACATTTGGTACAGTTATACAGTGTATGTATTTgtaaaacagtacagtacatactgtgaAGCATCTGAGATACTGCACCTCTGGCCTATAGGCTCCAAACACTGTTCCTTTCAGACATTATGCTAGCTACCAGAGATTGCATGTAAGACAAATCCTATTATTTCTACGAGGACGCAAGGTTTCATCAGCTCccagagggggggaaaaaaaaaaacaaaaaaaaaaaacacagcccaGCAGTTTCTTCTCGCTCTCATTTGCTCATGTACATGCTGTAATTTCGAAAGACCCCCCTACATTGAGTGTGTAGTCAGGCTCTGAATGATTAGAACAACCCCACTAAGTAGGCTGAGAGATGTGCCTATTGTTCCGCTGGCCAGTATTTACGTACCGGTTATATCTAATGATGTGACTGACTTATGTGGGGCTTGACACAATGACGCTGCTTCACTGATGATGGATGAGGCAGTTTGTGGACGTTTGGTTCAGATGAATCCTCTGTAAGGCCTTGAGCAAGACACAAAAACTCGGCACACGGAAAGCTGCCCACTGATTCAGTGTGTAACTAATGGAGTGCGTGTGCTGTGATCGGTAATGTGATGGGGttgcatcgtgtgtgtgtgcatgcacatgGCAATACCCATCAAGAGCTTTACAAAAGCtttaaaattcaaaaataaagtttgaaaaataaatgaccatCCGAATTGGTCCCCCGAGGGCCTATGATAAAATACAcagcaaaattattcataccgtggctaaattttgaaataaaatgaagtttTACTGGGTAAATTGGTACAGCATTTTCACTAGAAACTGTACGAGAAAGAGGCACATATCTTCGCATGACCAGCCAACCTCAGAAGAGCTGACGATTAAATGGCTTCAGTTTATTTCGGGAGAAATTCCTCAGCATTTCGGAACCAGAACTGCGCTGTGTTCGGGCACATTTCGTGGGAGGATGACTTCGTAAACATTGCATAGGTTACAGCTGGTGGAAAGGTGGGCATCTCTCCACCAGTCGCAAGTACTCATATTCCAACAGTAAAATTTAACTACATCACATCACCAGCACATTTGGACAAAGCTAGCATGAACGGCGATCCAATTCGGAGcaaattttatttacatattgaaCACAGTGGACCCCTGTATATCATGGATCTGAAGATTCCCCCCAGcccacaatttttttccaatgtttacatttgttttgtttttccttttcttttgattattggggggggggggggttgccaATCACAAAAATGCTTATTCAGGTTTATGTCCACTTATTCAATAAttgttataataatatatattttgtttaattaattgCAATTATTCACTGTCAGGTCCAGTCCTTATCCCCTGCAAATAGTATTTTAGAGAAATCCAGCCGTCTCATCTGCCAGGCATTTTGGACCAACTAGAATAACTTCTAAAAGGGCATCCTGTGCTTTTCCAGCACAAATGATCTCGCAAACCCGATACAAAGACAAAGattatattatttaataaataaatgggtgtggcatgggacctttaacacaAAATTTTGCTagagtatgaataattttggtctTGACTGTAAATGGTTTAGTACTGATGAGTAGATGTCGCACACTGGGTTCCTGACAATTATAAATAGATtctaaatatttacagtattatttGACAATAATATTAACCTAATATTAAACACATGTACACTTATATATTtatacaattaattaatttactttaaaatgaatttatacAAAGCAATTGCACGAGAATATAGAAAAATCGTCGGTAATCTTAACTACATTGCCAGAATAGTCGGACAAAGCTTATTTTTAATAACTCAAGTTTCCCTATTACTGAAGGCACAAACAAGGCCAGCCAAGGTGAAGCCTTAAGCCTGATACAAAGGACATCTCAGGGTCATTATTTCTCCCGTTTTATTTTACTGCCACATGATCTCGGTTGTGCTTTGGATTTGATCCGATTCATACAGAAGATGACCACGATTGGTTTGGTCTCTTGTGTCACAACTTTTCTTTGTGATCCAAGCAATCATGCTACATATGGTTGAAGTGAAGCTACAAGACCTCTGTAGATTTACCTGGATCTTGAGTTGgatcaaaaggaaaaaaaaaaaataacaagtgGACCAGATATATAATTTCCCTACATACCATAAAAGCTCACTTTTATTCTAATTTGTCTGGTGGATCTAACCAAGTTGCAACTTTTTATGTCTTATGAGGGTTTTAAAGAAATGTTGACACTAATCCCTCAAATGCCCCCAACAAATATTTTCGACCACTTCGGTCAAATGCTGTTCCCTCAATCCTTctttgtcccacttcttctgttCCCTGTGCTCTTAGCTGTAGCCCAAGTTCTCCATCTCGTTGCGGTACCTCAACTCTGACACTTTAGCTTTGTGTTGCTTGCTTTCCAGATGCTGTCGGAAGTCCGTTTCTTGTTCAGCTCCGCAGTTGCACATGGAGCAGTAGAACTGTCCGCTGGGGGTCACACACATAGCTAAATCCCTGGGGATCCGCTGCCGTGGTCTGGGGTTGTAGTATGGGCCTGGAAACAAACAGAAGAAAGCAAGTACAAGTTGGAACTCCCGCCAACGAATTGACAAGAGGAACATCAAAACTATTTAACATATTGTTGTGTCATTGTCTAAATTACCTTGCACGGAGGTAGGAAGCTGTGGGCTACGGCGATTCTTCACCAGTCTGTACTCACTGCCATCTTTCTTGTTCCTTCTTGGGCTTACTTCACTATAGCAGTCCCTGAAATAAAGGGGTCCTGAGTGACAATCAATTTAATATGACAAACTGTATATGTAACGCGCCCAAAACCTCAATGTTAACATTTAACACTTAGCTCTATCCAATCCCATTAGCTCATATTATAAATTGTTGTACTTTAAATAGGATCCTCTTAGCCCGTGGATACAGAAGGAAGAACATGACTGAACATGAAAGAAACTTTACCTGTTTAGATATTCACTAGCTGTCCACATATGTTTACATAGTTGATTTTCTGTTAATATCGTTTAAATGTAAAACTTAagtatatattgttttatatcaAGCACTTGTTTCAGCAAAGTGAGTAATAGCATCAAGTTACATGTTATTGGTGATCTGCTGAGCCTCAGCGAGCCGTAGTTTCTTTGCATGGTTCTTGCCCTGGTAGTGAGCCTGTGCAACTAACAGTGAGCTGAAGGAGGCGTCACACAGCTTGCAATAGTCATTCTCTGTGGCCAAAATGACCCGGGTGGGCCCTTTATACAACGCCTGCAGACACAGGACAAAGCAGTACAGCGTTGGATTCTCAGAGGGGTTAAAAAGCAACAGAGAAACGAGAGAAAAAGCAGGAAGTATTTGCACAAGGAGTACACTATCCTTTTCGAATAGCTAAATCATAAATGCACTCTCGTTAATGTTTTAAGTGATATTCATTTCTCATACAAGTGTAGCTAGACTGAGCCACAGTCCAAATAAAGCACAGCTACTGCCTAACAGTGTTATTACCTACCACCTCCTTAGAGAAATCTAACTTCAGACCGCATCCCTCCTCCTCCATCGAAAGTGGGTCACTCGATAGGTTTGTGCCTTTACCTGGCTTCCAGTATCACTGTCGTTGGATCCTGAGATGAGGTTTGTCTGTCCAGCTACCTCGAGGACTTCAGGGATCCTGATGGCTGGTGGCTGCTGACTGCCAGCTCGAAAATTACGCAACTTTTTACTGTGGTTCTTCCCCTGGAGAGACAGAGGGTGACAAAGGAGTATGGTATGCTATTCACCTATTTCAATCTTACATAGGTGAACATGTGTGTTTTAGCTGCTAACCTGGTAGTGAGCCTGTGCCTGCTGAGCTGAGTTGACAGTAACATTGCAGAGTTTACagtacaatggtttgcaaagtTCTTCCAGAGCAAGAGTGTCCTGCTCCCTGCCCAGAGGAGAGCCCTCTTCCTGGGGCTGCTCGCTGGCTGGAGCTGCCTGACCTGGAAGAGGACCTGGTATAAGACTAGACACTGGGGATGAGATGAGGGGAGGTCCAGGTCTTAGGGGAAGTTGTGAGAGTTCTGGACTAGGGATTAGAGGGGAGGACAGGGGGAATCTGTTGGCTCCAGCAGGCACAGGGGGAACCAACGCATGTGCATGGTTCAAAG is part of the Phyllopteryx taeniolatus isolate TA_2022b chromosome 7, UOR_Ptae_1.2, whole genome shotgun sequence genome and harbors:
- the zmat3 gene encoding zinc finger matrin-type protein 3 isoform X1 — protein: MALQLRNGDAAFYPSAQFCRNYTSSAVTYNNSSHYLSRLPGPETMLKPALSLFSHAQQPFQHMDPLHQLGPPPMVPTQSLGPAPVGHTATIGPPNVLAAQTLVPPPITATHTLRPPPIAPVHSLGPSMVPAQLLGPPSLSHTLGPPSLDPSQAMVPPSFDLTQPLGPPPLNHAHALVPPVPAGANRFPLSSPLIPSPELSQLPLRPGPPLISSPVSSLIPGPLPGQAAPASEQPQEEGSPLGREQDTLALEELCKPLYCKLCNVTVNSAQQAQAHYQGKNHSKKLRNFRAGSQQPPAIRIPEVLEVAGQTNLISGSNDSDTGSQALYKGPTRVILATENDYCKLCDASFSSLLVAQAHYQGKNHAKKLRLAEAQQITNNMDCYSEVSPRRNKKDGSEYRLVKNRRSPQLPTSVQGPYYNPRPRQRIPRDLAMCVTPSGQFYCSMCNCGAEQETDFRQHLESKQHKAKVSELRYRNEMENLGYS
- the zmat3 gene encoding zinc finger matrin-type protein 3 isoform X2, translated to MLKPALSLFSHAQQPFQHMDPLHQLGPPPMVPTQSLGPAPVGHTATIGPPNVLAAQTLVPPPITATHTLRPPPIAPVHSLGPSMVPAQLLGPPSLSHTLGPPSLDPSQAMVPPSFDLTQPLGPPPLNHAHALVPPVPAGANRFPLSSPLIPSPELSQLPLRPGPPLISSPVSSLIPGPLPGQAAPASEQPQEEGSPLGREQDTLALEELCKPLYCKLCNVTVNSAQQAQAHYQGKNHSKKLRNFRAGSQQPPAIRIPEVLEVAGQTNLISGSNDSDTGSQALYKGPTRVILATENDYCKLCDASFSSLLVAQAHYQGKNHAKKLRLAEAQQITNNMDCYSEVSPRRNKKDGSEYRLVKNRRSPQLPTSVQGPYYNPRPRQRIPRDLAMCVTPSGQFYCSMCNCGAEQETDFRQHLESKQHKAKVSELRYRNEMENLGYS